One window of the Corticium candelabrum chromosome 7, ooCorCand1.1, whole genome shotgun sequence genome contains the following:
- the LOC134182339 gene encoding uncharacterized protein LOC134182339 isoform X2 gives MGGCLYHQGNYERATEHLRESLNIKRRLSSVDKVIMTATYAYLSRCLLSQCLTREAEDVMREGYGLAFSMDDNVVKARAATLLAYAIQLNEGTEEEVKTLLQQAERWIQMVGEGRGKALVLSEMGEVLVIRGDYKHANRILQEAATMQRHFLPTNHHDTALTLCRMAECQVKQDQQMDALPLFHESSEMMSKSMGVEHPIRGRSLFGVAKVLLRQQKWQEAETILKESVNIFHPTTSAAIRDLNYCLRMLKKDQEAVDILQQHQRVVSYHQVEHQASACQVDDLQKELEQLRESNRAIQAEKSALQLQQQQQQEINDMRSTIEELRRQIDVLRHEVQEKHTTNERLARDLQRSERAWQELQQLQHQYDSVIQIHDDSLHMTGLKLGEGAYGEVGVGMWSGVGVAVKTFYEEPVRVDDLNISFIRREVSVSSRVHHPNVVSICGAIIENEVPLRIIMELLEGSLKDVIRAALRSRYLSMREQVDIAVGCLCGVMYLHQLQPALLHGDIRSTNILISNTMEAKIGDLGSCHFSNESLSVGPLSPQYIAPERVVEGRAATPHNTTEADMYSLGVTLVELFTGIGAERRVRESQFRAVPYVPLQDICYAMAEENPRDRISAAAALMQVNVVKQNDEYTSCPPKRMVKGKKHKEEKVTLVEMPWM, from the exons ATGGGAGGGTGTCTATACCATCAGGGCAACTATGAAAGAGCAACAGAACATTTAAGAGAGTCACTCAACATCAAGCGAAGATTGTCTTCTGTGGACAAAGTCATAATGACAGCAA cTTATGCTTATTTGTCACGTTGCCTTCTTTCTCAATGTCTAACAAGAGAAGCAGAAGATGTGATGAGAGAAGGTTATGGTTTAGCATTCAGCATGGATGACAATGTTGTGAAAGCACGAG CTGCTACTCTACTGGCTTATGCAATTCAACTAAATGAAGGAACAGAAGAGGAAGTGAAAACATTGTTACAACAGGCTGAAAGATGGATTCAAATGGTGGGAGAAGGACGAGGCAAGGCACTTG tgttgagtgaaatggGAGAAGTATTGGTGATAAGGGGTGACTACAAGCATGCGAATAGGATACTGCAGGAAGCAGCAACAATGCAAAGACACTTTTTACCAACCAACCATCATGACACTGCTTTAA CTCTTTGTCGTATGGCAGAGTGTCAAGTGaaacaagaccaacaaatgGATGCTCTGCCATTGTTCCACGAGTCATCAGAAATGATGAGTAAATCAATGGGTGTGGAACACCCAATAAGAGGAAGAA GTTTATTTGGTGTTGCTAAAGTCCTTCTAAGACAACAGAAGTGGCAAGAAGCAGAAACCATCCTAAAGGAAAGTGTCAATATTTTCCATCCCACAACAAGTGCAG CAATTCGAGATCTGAACTATTGCTTACGAATGCTAAAGAAAGATCAAGAAGCAGTCgacattttgcaacaacatcaacgaGTTGTTTCTTATCATCAAG TCGAGCATCAAGCAAGTGCATGTCAAGTTGATGATTTACAAAAAGAGTTGGAGCAGCTCAGAGAAAGCAATCGAGCCATTCAAGCAGAGAAATCTGCtttacagctgcaacaacaacaacaacaagaaattaATGATATGAGAAGCACAATAGAAGAACTGAGAAGACAAATTGATGTCTTGAGGCACGAGGTGCAAGAGAAGCACACGACTAATGAACGTCTGGCAAGAGACTTGCAACGAAGTGAAAGAGCATGGCAGGAGCTGCAacaacttcaacatcaatatgaCAGCGTTATACAGATCCATGATGACAGTTTACACATGACTGGATTAAAGTTGGGAGAAGGAGCTTATGGAG AGGTTGGTGTTGGCATGTGGAGTGGTGTAGGAGTTGCTGTCAAGACATTTTATGAAGAACCAGTTAGAGTAGATGATCTCAACATTTCATTCATTCGACGTGAAGTGTCGGTGTCCAGTCGTGTCCATCACCCCAATGTCGTGTCCATCTGTGGAGCTATCATTGAGAATGAAGTTCCTCTTCGTATCATCATGGAGCTTTTGGAAGGATCACTGAAAGATGTGATCAGAGCTGCTTTGAGAAGCAGATATCTATCCATGAGGGAACAAGTGGATATAGCTGTgggatgtctgtgtggtgtgatgtatcTTCACCAGCTGCAGCCTGCTCTTCTTCATGGAGACATTCGCTCTACCAACATTCTCATCAGCAATACCATGGAAGCCAAAATTGGTGATCTGGGCTCTTGTCACTTTTCTAACGAGTCACTTTCTGTTGGTCCTCTCAGTCCACAATACATTGCACCAGAACGAGTTGTGGAAGGTCGTGCAGCGACtccacacaacacaacagaagcTGACATGTACAGCTTGGGAGTCACGCTTGTTGAGTTATTCACAGGAATAGGTGCAGAGAGGAGAGTGCGTGAGAGTCAGTTTCGAGCTGTTCCTTATGTTCCACTGCAGGACATTTGCTATGCTATGGCAGAAGAGAATCCACGTGATCgcatttctgcagcagcagctctcaTGCAAGTGAATGTCGTGAAGCAGAATGATGAGTACACTTCATGTCCTCCCAAAAGGATGGTGAAAGGCAAGAAacacaaagaagaaaaagTGACACTCGTAGAGATGCCGTGGATGTGA